The Hordeum vulgare subsp. vulgare chromosome 4H, MorexV3_pseudomolecules_assembly, whole genome shotgun sequence genomic interval CAAAGTGACACCAACGGGAGCCACCGCCCAAGATCCCAACTCAGGTCAGGTGCCTCCTCCCAAAGCTAGCCAGCACCTCTCACCGCTCGAGGAGTCGCTTTGAACAACTCCTGGACCGGACTAGCTAGCTAGAGGCCAACGACCCTGCGTCCCTGCCCGCAGTAATTTAATTTCCCAAAACACACCACGCACTCACAGTGACAGTGTTCCCGGAAAGCAAAAAAATTGTTCCTATCGAAATTTGTCGGCATGCCTTCTTATTCTATCTTGCTGCCGAGGCCGTGAGTCCATGAGCGTTCTCGAGAGTCTTGACACCACAAAAATGcacatattttttgaattttgaattttaatGCTCGTGTGATTTGGGCAGAAGCTAAGCGCCATTGCATGAACAGAGCAAGATAGCCATGCATAGACTCACTGCCATTTCTTCATGCTACATAATGCACCATCATGAACCGGTGGCCTTCCAGTTCTGCAGAGTACTACAACTACTGCCGGCAGTGGTATACTCTGCTACGTACACTACCCGTCGTTTCAGGTGGTACATTACATCGTACACCGAACGATGATAATACTaacgaaaaataaaataaaacatggCCGAACCCAGAGCTAATTAACCATCTTCCCGCCGGCCCGTGCATCGGTGCAAGGGCTACTAAAGTCCGGCCGCGCCTGGGCTGGGTCCAGGCCGGGCACTAGCAGCAGTCGGCGGCGACGGAGGCGAGCGCGCGGCGGAAGGCGGCGGGGGAGCAGCAGGGGATGCGGAGCGGGCCCTGGTGGTCGTACCCGTACTCCTGCGCCGCGCGCCCGAGGAGCTCCGCCAGCGCCGGCCGGCCCAGCAGCTCGGCTCGCACCAGGAACCGCTCCGCCTCGCTGCCGTCCCCGACGTGCACCGGCACGTGGCCCTCCGGCACCGCTGCcctcccgcccccgcccccgccgcgcCGCTTCGGCGACGGCGACGCGGGCGGCGAGGAGTCGTCGCCCACGCGTGACAGCCGCCGGATCAGGTGCCTCATCCCGTCCGCCGTCGCGCTCCGCCGCGTCCACTCGGGACCCTGGCTGCTGCCGCCGGTGCGCGCGCGGGTGAGTGAGTGAGTGGAGCTGACCAGCGAGCGAGCGGAGCTGGACACACGCACGGTCACGGACACGCCGCGCTTATTTATAGCGCCGCGGAGGGTTGCCTGGGCCCCGGATCACAGTGGGGTTTGTCTGGTCGGGGGCGCAAGCTCAAGTGGCACTGCCATGCCATGGCAATGCCAGGGCGTGGTCCGGTGCGCTCTCCTTTTCTGATCGATCGTCGGGGGATTATTATTTCGTGCGTGCTCGACAGGTGCTCGGGCGCGCGGAATTCACGGTGTCTCCCACATTTCTCTGCCGTTTCTTTCAAAATCGTAACAAAAACGTGGGAGGCCGCACGTCGAGATGCTTTGCTTTGTCCAGCAGCGTCGGCGTGCCGGAGCGCTCGGGCGGGCTACGTGCGCTCCGCACAATCCGTCGAGGGCCGTCTACCTCGACCGGTACGCGAGCACTGTGCGCGCATGTGGGGGGCGCACCTGTCGCCGGCCCCAGGTACTCCACAACAACGGCCACTCCGGCCGGCAGGAGAGGGCCCGTCATGGCTTCCCAATCTGGAGGCGGACGTGTCGAGCGCCGGGAGCGCGACGCCGCAACCGGCATGGCCTCGGTCGACGACAGGCAGCGACAGGAACGTGGGCACGCAGCAGGAGCTATGATCGAGGTGGGCCGGCCACGACGTGACCGGCCGAACAACTGCTCCTGCTGATGTCCACTGTTGCCGGGCTGTGCGTCCATGGCTCCTCGGCCGGTGGTCGTGGGTTCGGCGTCTGCCCGCTGTGCCGGCCGTCACCTCCGTCCGGCGAAAATGTGTACTCGGGGCAACAGTTAGGCATGCTAAGAGACTGAGAGTGAGACAGACATGCTACTTAACCGTGCTTCAGTACATACTCGGGGCAACAGTTAGGCATGCCATGAGAGTGAGACTAGACAGTAGACACATGATCTTTGACACTGTTCATCGAGATATGCGCCATGTTTGTTACTCTATGGCAATTAGGCCAACCACTGAACAGTGATCCTGGAACCATTCACACCCAGGTCTCCAAAGTCAAAGCAAAACTATTACTGCCTTTTTGCATTTGTACTTGAGCCAGACATGTGTACTAGTACTAAACAAAATAGTTCGGTGCCAAATTTTCGCAATgaaaaaagttttgtggcaataattatttttgggaaaagtCTGAAATAAACCTTAAACTCGTAGAAGAAAGTTAAATAGACCCCCAAACTCCAAATCTCTGAAATCAGCACTCTGAACTCTCTGATCCCGGTCCAAATTGAACCCTCGAGCCGTTTTGGGCAGAAAAACGCTGACAGGGCAAAGTCAATCAGGATTTGCACTTACTTTTGGGATAGTTGGGcgctctcacggatgaattcagaAGCTAAATTTATAATTCAAACTCTGTAGAGATATGAAATTGATAGTTCAAATTGAGAAGCTAAATTGAAGCAAATTTGCAAGGTTTGCATATTATATAGTAGGCATCAACAAAACATTGTTAGATCCATTGTCTCAAATATGATCATAAAACATTGTCTTGATCCATTGTCTTCAATATGATCATCAAAAGCAGATAAGTTAGAatgtattgaactattgccgcATCAGTAGTTGCCACTCCAAGTGAGGTACGAGTAAGATGGAATTGAAGAAGGTAGCCTGCCTCACCCTGGGCGTTTTGGTACCAGAACCCGCTACCCAAACCGAATTACCCGAAttgtcgggtaattcgggtatcggGTAAGGTTTCGGTTCTTATTTTTTGACTATTCGGTTTTCGGGTTAAGGTTCGGGTTCTAGTGTGAAAAACCCGAAATACCCatactacccaaattattcataATGTCCgaaattttcatgctattattacactaacttgttacccatactaactaaaatactcatattaccaaaaatacccatactatttgagttattcatatcaaaagttgatgtatgctcagaatattttgggtattttgggtactcgaattacccgaaccgaaattttgggtaatttgggttcgGGTATTTTTTTGATAGAAATAATTTTGGTTCCTATTTTCGAATACCCAAATTATCCATAAACCGAATTACCCGAACCGAAATGACCAAAATACCCGAATGCCCAGGCTGAGGCCTGCCCCTCTTTGCtcctcttcattcaatacaattatagcatggataataaacgattatcttgatacaggaattataataataactatatttattattgcctctagggcataattccaacattcctcccgtggcagcggggtccaaaaggaaactacgggatattaaggttctccttttaataaagaaccggaccaacgtattagcacttgatgaacacatgaactcctcaaactatggtcatcgtcgggagtggttccggttattgtcactccggggttgccggatcataacacatagtaggtaactacaacttgcaagatcggatctaaaacacacatatattggtgacaacataataatttcagatctgaaatcatggcactcgggccctagtgacaagcattaagcatggcaaagtagtagcaacatcaatctcagaacatagtggatactagggatcaatccccatcaaaactaactcgattacattatagatctcatcctactcatcaccgcccagcgagcctacgaatagattactcacgaacgacgaagagcttcatggaattggagagggaagaaggttgatgatgacgatggcgatgatttcccctctccggagcccaagacggacttcaGATCTGCCCCCCAGATGAGGAACAGGTGGtgccggcgcctccgtatcaaaagcgcgacgaaaacttctcttttttattttttctgggacgaaagggatcttatagagctggaattgggggtggcagagccgtgtgggccccacaagcctgcccaccgccaccacggagggtggtggcggagacagggcttgtggcccactggcccaccccctgaggtggaacttggcgcatatatttttcttattttccaaaactgcttcccgtaaattttcaggacgtttggagaactttgatttctgcacaaaaaaaacaccaaggcaattctgctgaaaacagcgtcagtccaggttagttccattcaaatcatgcaaaatagagtccaaaacaaggacaaaagagtttggaaaaatagatacgatggagacatatcagacccccacaacaatagtcggcattcttcttctctcatatatggtggacactctgaaaagacctcgatgacgcctagagggggggggggtgaataggctatttgaaagcttcttcagatttggcttgaacctaatgcggaaataaactaagagggtacttgtcaagcacaaatcctaaatgcactaggcactgcaacgtgtatcaacaacacgatctaccgagatggacacaatacagttactaacaagcacaagtaagttacacaaacttacttgagctatatcacacgacaagtaggtgaacaacacaagatactagatcacactatatcaacacgatatatcaagggctgcaagtatgaacgtgtggatatagagagtatgcttgaatgattaatcttgtacaagaaatggccaacacaatataatgagcacaagcaatatgcaatgtatgtatgctcaaataacacaagtaaaccacaagtaaggagttagggttaaggataaccaaggtcactgagacgaagatgtatcccgatgttcacttccttggagggaagctagtcaccgttagagaggtggatgttaccacgaaggcacaccaacgccacgaaggctcaccctattctccctttgagataacaccacaaaggcgtttctcaaccactagtggtaagcctttgaggtggcttccaaaccctcacaaacttttccgggggaaatcacacggattgattcctctccgaagaactcctactgcctaggagtctccaacctccaagagtaacaagatcacggggaatgctcaaaacttgctcaaatcacaaatagcttgggttgagagaaggagagggagaagatctatcttttgattggaacaactctcaaaggggctcacaaatgctcttgggatctaagatttggagtgagcaaatgtgtgtgaggtggaagtgtgttcttatgagaataaggctgtgttgggcaaccctctcacgaagtgggaggggggtatttatagtgtggagagaaaaagagccgttggggacactttaagtcacacagggtccggacgtccgacagttgtcagaaatccgggcgtccgcgagggaccggacgtccgagacctttaggcatgactggaactcttctgaattcatcagcggccggacgtccgacaggggtcggtcgtccgaggcctgtagatgtgcctgaacatatttgaatttatcagcatacggacgtccggagaggaccggaaatccgagttatacagctcaacttctactggtggtaggttccggattttcgACGGGTgtgggacgtccggcgctcggtcgtccggagggagccggatttccgagatatagaactcaacttctactggtgcaggcttccggatttccgggacttggccgaacatctgggcctcggacgtccggaggtagccggaagtccgagttatatggctctgatttctgtggtatagaattccggatttccgaactagttagtcgtccggtcctcggacgtccggagaaagccggatgtccgaggcactggttctgttttcagataacaacaaaacagtggagatgtggtctgagcagaaagtgatgatgtagtttgagcaagttcatcgcaaaacctgtgatcccctcttaatagtgcgggatccctaaggactcaagaatcataaaagagtactgatgatccatacttgagtgtatacttttattcgctgatcatcactccgcacaactaacgtcaaaggaactgatacctttgagttagccctttcacctgagcttgatgttgttgttccttcttggctcaagttgaaagcaagacatgatgaagtcttcaagtagctttcccatacacaatgcggaaagcctagcttatgtatttatcttcatttgtccaccatgtgtgaacatccacaagaatcaagcatgtagtgctcaagaatgcttatcttgatcttgtcctatccaccatgtgaacatccacaagaatcaagcatgtagtgctcaggaatgcttatcttgatcttatccttgttagcacatgatcattgacaatagtttcaatgatatattcgtgctgatccacttgaacttgcacaccacaatcttgatgacgatcaccacttgacgtcatccttcatgggttgtatgagatcttccttttgacgcaagcccaatggaaacacacctaccccccacataggagtctcacaaagaccatgggttagtacacaaacacgtaatggacaatgcttaccttaccatgggatcacttgatccctctcggtacatcttatacgctttgtgtgttgatcatcttgatttactctttgtctgagatcttgatcaacctagtgtttctacgaccattatttggataataacttgaataacatcttggtcaacatataaactccttgaacccaacagatggacttcaagaagtgcctatggacaaattgcaataaaagcaatgtgttgatcatcttgatttactctttgtcttagatcttgatcaacctagtgtttctatgaccattctttggataataacttgaataacatcttggtcaacatataaactccttgaacccaacagatggacttcaggaagctcctatggacaaatcctataaatata includes:
- the LOC123450980 gene encoding auxin-responsive protein SAUR71-like — translated: MRHLIRRLSRVGDDSSPPASPSPKRRGGGGGGRAAVPEGHVPVHVGDGSEAERFLVRAELLGRPALAELLGRAAQEYGYDHQGPLRIPCCSPAAFRRALASVAADCC